The following proteins are encoded in a genomic region of Actinomycetes bacterium:
- a CDS encoding AMP-binding protein yields the protein MDEFGMPPSYVPGVDANLCDDVFIHAEQVPEQVGFSRPVDGRWVPVTYRELAEEVTRLAAGLIASGIQPGDRIALCSHVRYEWMLCDFAIWAAAGVTVPIYETSSAEQVEWILSDSGAVAAFLETP from the coding sequence ATGGATGAGTTCGGCATGCCGCCCAGCTATGTGCCGGGCGTGGACGCGAATCTCTGCGACGACGTCTTCATCCATGCCGAGCAGGTGCCCGAGCAGGTGGGTTTCTCTCGTCCGGTGGACGGCCGCTGGGTCCCGGTCACCTACCGGGAGCTGGCCGAAGAGGTCACCAGGCTGGCAGCCGGGCTGATCGCCTCGGGCATCCAGCCTGGCGACCGGATCGCGTTGTGCTCGCACGTGCGGTACGAGTGGATGCTGTGCGACTTCGCGATCTGGGCTGCCGCTGGCGTGACGGTCCCGATCTACGAGACCTCCTCAGCCGAACAGGTTGAGTGGATCCTGTCCGACTCAGGTGCCGTTGCCGCGTTCCTTGAGACCCC
- a CDS encoding PAS domain S-box protein, translating to MTALMGKTGRARQPHVTPRAWVRMDASGRIRFVSRQAELLFGYDGDNLGGRSIEALIPEPVCKTYEEHRQDGYPDPRARAKGLDLVASGRRRDGHWFPASINVSHVDTRHGLSVIAEVRDLTDEDEAGR from the coding sequence ATGACCGCGCTGATGGGAAAGACGGGTCGGGCGAGGCAGCCGCATGTCACGCCCCGTGCCTGGGTGCGGATGGACGCGTCGGGCCGGATCCGGTTTGTCAGCCGCCAGGCGGAGCTGTTGTTTGGGTATGACGGCGACAACCTGGGCGGTCGGTCCATCGAGGCGTTGATACCCGAGCCTGTCTGCAAGACCTACGAGGAGCACCGGCAGGACGGCTACCCGGATCCCCGGGCCCGCGCCAAGGGCCTGGATCTGGTGGCAAGCGGACGGCGCCGAGATGGGCACTGGTTCCCTGCGAGCATCAACGTGTCCCATGTTGACACCAGGCATGGTCTGTCGGTGATCGCGGAGGTCCGCGACCTGACGGATGAAGATGAGGCGGGCA